Proteins encoded within one genomic window of Geotalea daltonii FRC-32:
- a CDS encoding XrtA/PEP-CTERM system exopolysaccharide export protein: MGLTAFVLTVLMLLPLCVFAGDYVIGEGDGLDISVWGVRDLNVSVRVRPDGKITIPGLGDVTASGVTPKELQSTLAVKFKSLVKNPIVSVAVREITNSKVYVFGGGVSSGVFDLNRRTTLLQLLCAIGNSGPGAAPGPVARGQGGGGVAANSRVADYKNAYVLRNGAKIKQDFHKLFVDGDVGEDMIIESNDAVFIPQLLDKNIYVLGAVNAPRVIEYREGMTVMEAVLESGGFTRFAKLNDTSILRKNGKKDVTISIKAKDLIMDGDLAQNIKLKPGDYIIVKEGMF, encoded by the coding sequence ATGGGATTGACGGCTTTTGTACTGACAGTTCTGATGTTACTGCCCCTGTGCGTGTTTGCCGGAGATTATGTCATAGGGGAGGGGGATGGCCTGGACATTTCCGTATGGGGGGTGAGGGACCTTAACGTATCGGTGCGGGTAAGGCCCGACGGGAAAATTACTATTCCCGGTCTTGGCGACGTCACCGCATCCGGTGTGACCCCCAAGGAGTTACAGTCAACCCTGGCGGTCAAATTCAAGTCCCTGGTGAAAAACCCGATCGTCTCGGTGGCGGTGCGGGAAATCACCAACAGCAAGGTCTATGTATTTGGCGGTGGGGTAAGTTCCGGCGTTTTCGATCTGAACCGGCGGACGACCCTGCTGCAGTTGCTCTGCGCCATCGGCAATTCAGGTCCTGGCGCTGCGCCCGGCCCGGTAGCCAGGGGCCAAGGGGGTGGAGGAGTTGCTGCCAACTCAAGGGTTGCCGACTACAAGAACGCGTACGTGTTGCGGAACGGGGCAAAGATAAAGCAGGATTTTCATAAACTATTCGTGGACGGGGATGTGGGCGAAGATATGATCATAGAGAGTAACGACGCCGTATTTATTCCGCAGCTTCTGGATAAGAACATCTATGTGCTTGGGGCAGTCAATGCTCCGCGCGTCATCGAGTACCGGGAGGGAATGACAGTCATGGAAGCTGTTCTTGAATCGGGCGGTTTTACCCGGTTTGCCAAACTGAATGATACATCGATACTGAGAAAGAACGGCAAGAAAGATGTAACCATATCCATCAAAGCAAAGGATTTGATAATGGATGGAGATCTGGCACAAAACATAAAACTGAAACCTGGCGATTATATAATAGTCAAAGAAGGCATGTTTTGA
- a CDS encoding XrtA-associated tyrosine autokinase, which yields MSRIEEALEKAAKMRGTDGKAALGKVPGSPLAVAHGSVHAYQQPMPNERLKVKNPLVVSVTAPQTSVAEEYRKLKSLLVKLTNGDRFRNTLMVTSAFASEGKSITAINLAVSLAQEFDHTVLLVDADLRKPSIHKYFGFEPKLGLTDCLTRGIDVGETLIKTGIGKLSILPYGKKVENPGELFSSSKMKSLIAEIKSRYPDRYIIIDTPPVLLFAETRTISTIVDGIVFVVKEGAASVKEVNDALTALDKSNLLGIVYNETVNENLNGHYHDYYQHKQYAW from the coding sequence ATGAGCAGAATAGAAGAAGCACTGGAGAAAGCGGCGAAAATGCGGGGTACGGATGGCAAAGCAGCCCTGGGCAAAGTGCCCGGCTCGCCATTGGCCGTTGCCCATGGATCTGTGCATGCTTATCAGCAGCCGATGCCCAATGAAAGGCTGAAGGTGAAAAATCCGCTGGTGGTAAGCGTTACCGCACCGCAGACGTCCGTGGCTGAAGAATACCGAAAGCTGAAGTCCCTTCTGGTCAAGCTCACCAACGGCGACCGGTTCAGGAATACCCTCATGGTTACCAGTGCCTTTGCCAGCGAGGGGAAGAGCATAACGGCAATAAATCTGGCCGTGAGTCTGGCCCAGGAATTCGACCATACGGTGCTCCTGGTGGATGCAGACCTGAGAAAACCTTCAATTCATAAATATTTCGGTTTCGAGCCGAAACTGGGTCTTACCGATTGTCTCACCAGGGGAATCGATGTGGGGGAGACGCTGATCAAGACCGGCATAGGAAAACTGTCGATCCTGCCCTACGGGAAAAAGGTGGAGAATCCGGGTGAGCTGTTCTCCTCGTCGAAGATGAAGAGCCTGATAGCCGAGATCAAAAGCCGTTACCCTGACCGTTATATAATCATCGATACGCCGCCGGTGCTGCTTTTTGCCGAAACCCGCACCATCAGCACCATTGTCGACGGGATCGTGTTTGTGGTCAAGGAAGGGGCTGCCAGCGTCAAGGAAGTCAACGATGCGCTGACCGCCTTGGATAAGAGCAATCTGTTGGGGATCGTTTACAACGAAACGGTGAATGAGAACCTCAACGGGCATTATCACGATTATTATCAGCATAAGCAGTATGCCTGGTGA
- a CDS encoding XrtA/PEP-CTERM system-associated ATPase, producing MYESYFKLTKKPFDLLPNPDFMYLSKSHKRALTYLNYGIKERSGFILLTGEVGSGKTTIIRDLIKKNHERVLLGKIFNTRVNSEQLISMINDDFGLPVHGKDKIELLRDLNVFLIEQYAKGNQPTLVIDEAQNLSASLLEEVRLLSNLETDHAKLMQIILVGQPELRKTLARTELLQLRQRISINCHLQPLSRQEVEEYIHHRLDVAGDRAAVIFETEALDNIFTYSRGIPRLINIICDFLMLSAAAEGLKKLDGQMVHEIIGDLDFENQYWKTTIAETDKGSVDGAGAGNSEKESQLASVLVDIRSRLESLEKESTRFNTNMVNDIGNRIKSVQNLVTTYRGETDHSISEIRRKMDSYMEKSSHAASQPAMQKEEKTNFIRRIFGN from the coding sequence ATGTACGAATCATATTTCAAGTTGACCAAAAAGCCGTTCGACCTGTTGCCCAATCCGGATTTCATGTACCTGAGCAAATCTCACAAAAGGGCACTGACCTATCTGAACTACGGCATCAAGGAGCGCTCTGGCTTTATCCTGCTCACCGGTGAAGTGGGTTCAGGCAAGACGACCATCATCCGGGACCTGATAAAGAAAAACCACGAAAGGGTGTTGTTGGGCAAAATTTTCAATACCAGGGTGAATTCCGAGCAGCTGATTTCCATGATCAATGACGACTTCGGCCTGCCGGTGCACGGCAAGGACAAGATAGAGCTGCTCAGGGACCTGAACGTTTTTCTCATAGAGCAATATGCCAAGGGAAACCAGCCGACCCTGGTCATAGACGAGGCCCAGAATCTCAGTGCCTCGCTCCTGGAAGAGGTGCGCCTGCTGTCCAACCTTGAAACCGATCACGCCAAGCTGATGCAGATCATACTGGTGGGCCAGCCGGAGTTACGCAAGACCCTGGCGCGTACGGAATTGCTGCAGCTCAGGCAGAGAATCAGCATCAACTGCCACCTGCAGCCATTGTCCCGTCAGGAGGTCGAGGAGTACATCCATCACCGGCTGGATGTGGCCGGGGACCGTGCAGCCGTGATCTTCGAAACGGAGGCCCTGGATAACATCTTCACATACAGCAGGGGGATCCCCAGGCTGATCAACATCATCTGCGACTTCCTCATGCTCTCGGCCGCTGCCGAAGGCCTAAAGAAGCTTGACGGCCAAATGGTCCACGAGATCATCGGCGACCTGGACTTTGAAAACCAGTATTGGAAGACAACCATTGCCGAAACCGATAAAGGCTCAGTTGATGGTGCGGGTGCCGGAAACAGTGAGAAAGAGAGTCAATTGGCTTCAGTGCTGGTTGATATCAGGTCGAGGCTGGAATCCCTTGAAAAGGAATCCACCAGGTTCAATACCAACATGGTGAATGATATCGGCAACAGGATCAAATCCGTGCAGAACCTGGTCACAACCTATCGTGGCGAGACCGATCATTCCATCAGCGAGATCAGGCGCAAGATGGACAGCTACATGGAAAAGTCCAGCCATGCTGCAAGTCAGCCGGCGATGCAGAAAGAAGAGAAAACCAACTTTATCCGCCGCATTTTTGGAAACTGA
- a CDS encoding XrtA system polysaccharide chain length determinant: MPTTNDFDYKRYLNLVKQRKTLFLVTALAVMTITVIVSYVLPEKYEAKCTVFIEKALINELVRGFAVTPSMEDKIKGLNYAMASRPLLQKVVSDLDLNLGKNGDTDTLISQFQKDTKVELRDKENLFTISYTGENPKRARDYVNTLVRRYIEENSSSIRAESYGASKFLSEQITVLKEKMDKAEAEVSRFRMEKGSVATADPAALEREISGAQQRIDEIAFRKAQLEASRNQLKKHNPAQMRLQTLEKKLEEMRVEYTDRYPEVMRLKSEIESVREQALASSGQARLGGAEMQELERIDAELRVLRSAESKQYANIASSRAMLRNIPAARAELEQLERDKANQKQVYDQLVTRHGQSEFSKQMEVEDKGTTFRIVDPAVLPVKPISPNRIAIILGGIAGGLAVAFGLVLLLDYYDESVKSLDGLKALGLPVLAVIPKMQIPAEIKLQKAHDVRLYAISACYFSLILIVLLLELLQIPLFSSSLNSLQLKQYLSQAVGQFK, from the coding sequence ATGCCGACAACGAATGATTTCGATTACAAGCGATATCTGAATCTGGTCAAGCAGCGCAAAACACTCTTTCTGGTGACGGCACTGGCAGTCATGACCATTACTGTTATCGTCAGTTATGTTCTGCCTGAAAAATATGAGGCAAAGTGCACGGTGTTTATCGAAAAAGCACTGATAAATGAGCTGGTCAGAGGCTTCGCAGTGACTCCATCCATGGAGGACAAAATCAAGGGCCTGAATTATGCCATGGCAAGCCGCCCCTTATTGCAGAAAGTCGTCAGCGATCTTGACCTGAATCTTGGCAAGAACGGCGATACTGATACATTGATAAGCCAGTTTCAGAAGGACACTAAAGTCGAGCTCAGAGACAAGGAAAATCTCTTCACCATTTCATATACGGGGGAAAACCCGAAGCGGGCCAGGGATTACGTGAACACCCTGGTAAGGCGATACATCGAAGAAAACTCTTCTTCGATACGGGCCGAATCCTATGGCGCCAGCAAGTTTCTTTCGGAGCAGATCACCGTATTGAAAGAGAAAATGGACAAGGCGGAGGCAGAAGTCAGCAGGTTCAGAATGGAGAAGGGTTCGGTCGCAACGGCTGACCCGGCTGCATTGGAAAGGGAAATATCGGGGGCGCAGCAGAGAATTGACGAGATAGCGTTTCGAAAAGCACAGCTTGAAGCTTCACGCAATCAGCTGAAAAAGCACAATCCAGCCCAGATGCGATTACAGACACTGGAGAAAAAGCTGGAGGAGATGCGGGTTGAATACACTGATCGCTATCCTGAAGTCATGCGGTTGAAGTCAGAAATAGAATCGGTGCGGGAACAGGCTCTTGCTTCCTCCGGCCAAGCGAGACTGGGTGGAGCGGAAATGCAGGAACTGGAGAGGATCGACGCCGAACTCAGGGTCCTCAGATCGGCCGAGTCCAAGCAGTACGCCAATATTGCCTCGTCACGGGCTATGCTTCGCAACATTCCCGCAGCAAGGGCAGAACTGGAACAGCTGGAACGTGACAAGGCCAATCAGAAACAGGTCTACGACCAGCTTGTCACACGCCATGGGCAGTCGGAGTTCTCAAAACAGATGGAGGTGGAGGACAAGGGGACCACTTTCAGAATAGTCGACCCTGCAGTGTTGCCGGTCAAGCCCATAAGTCCCAACAGGATCGCCATCATTCTCGGGGGGATTGCCGGGGGCCTTGCGGTTGCATTCGGTCTGGTGCTGCTCCTGGATTATTATGATGAATCGGTGAAGAGCCTGGATGGGCTCAAGGCACTGGGATTGCCGGTACTGGCGGTCATTCCCAAGATGCAGATCCCGGCAGAGATCAAATTGCAAAAGGCTCACGATGTCAGGCTCTACGCCATTTCGGCCTGTTATTTTTCGCTCATACTTATTGTCCTGTTGCTGGAGCTCTTGCAAATACCCCTCTTCTCCTCATCCCTGAATTCCCTCCAGCTGAAGCAGTACTTGTCCCAAGCCGTGGGGCAATTTAAATGA